In Brevinematia bacterium, the DNA window TCTCGGAATTGATCCCTCTAGACTTTAACTCAAACTTTAGCTTGTTAGCCTCCATCAAAAAGAACTGATGTTGCACTTTCTGTAAGTTCAGAATCGGACAGGAATTCTTCTCCATTATCTCCTCTTCTTTGGAAAAATGCAATTTAGCATACTCAAACATAAAATCAAAAACCTTCTCAATATCCTCTGACAATACTTTAACATCAGATGTATACAGACTCTCTATGAAAGAATTTATTCTATCTATAAGCTCTCTATGTTGATCATCAATCTCACTAATTCCAACTATCAGGTCTTCAGTTAAAACAAATTTTTCCATAACTACACTCCGTAAACAGTATAAATAATTTACCCACACTTGAGCAATAAATCCACTCTAACATCCAACTACTTTCTTCATCTTTTTCCACCAACACATACTAACATCACTTGAGAGAAGATTTTACAATATTTTGAAACACCACAAACTAGTTAGCATTATACCATCTTCCTGAAATCAAGGTATTCGGATATCTTATCAGGAGGAACAAGTTTTTCCTCAAGCAATACTTGGGCTATGGATTTACCTTCGTTTAAACACTTTTTATACACCTCAGCAGATTTCTCGTATCCTAATAGTGGAGCTAAAACAGTAATAACTGCTGTATTTTTCTCAAGAACCTCTTTCACCTTATTCTTATTCACTTTTATACCATCAATCACCTTTTTAGCCAACACATACGAAGCATTAGAAAGCAATGTTATTGACTCTACTAAGCAAAAACCTATTACGGGTAACATCACATTCAGCTCAAATTCTCCTAGAGAACAAGAGATTGAAATTGTTGTATCATTACCAATCACTTTTGCACAAACCATCCTTACAGCCTCAGGTATAACTGGATTAACTTTACCAGGCATTATAGAAGAACCAGGCTGTAACGAAGGAATAGTTATCTCATTAAACCCAGAACTAGGACCACTGTTCATAAGTCTTATATCGTTTGATATCTTCATAAGAGCTCCAGCAATCGTCTTAAGATATCCAGAAACTTCGTTTGCAATGTCCATACTCGCTATACACTCAAACTTATTCTCCGCAGAAACAAAGGGAAAGCCTATCTTCTGGGAAATCACCTTCACCACTTTTTCCGAAAATTCCGGATGAGAGTTTAACCCTGTTCCTACCGCAGTACCACCTATTGGCAATTTCAAAAGCCTTGAGAAAACCCCCTTTATACCCTCAATACCATTTTCAATCTGTTTAGCCCAACCCGAAAACTCCTGACCAAAAGATATAGGAACTGCATCCATCAAATGTGTCCTACCAGTCTTTATTATGTCTCTAAACTGGTAGGACTTTGAGAGTATTGTCTCTTTCAGAACATTCAGCTTAGGCAAAAGATCTGTCTCAATAAGAACTGCAACCGCCATCCTTATGGAAGAAGGTATGACATCGTTTGAAGATTGTCCCATATTTACATGATCATTCGGATGAATAGGATAAGTTGTCCTCCTTACGCCTGTTAGAATTTCATTAGCTCTAGTAGATATCACTTCATTCACATTCATATTAGTTGAAGTACCACTACCTGTCTGAAAAACATCAACAGGAAAGTTAGAAAAATCTTCACCGTAAATTATCTCCTCCGACGCACTCTTGATACACTCCGCATACCTTCTATCTAAAAGACCAAGTTGCGAATTAACTTCAGCAGCAGAATACTTTATAACAGCTATAGCTCTGATTATCTCTTTTGGCATCCTATATGGGCTTATTCTAAAGTTTTCCAAGGCTCTTTGAGTCTGAGCCCCCCAATAAGCACTAGACGGAATCTTAACCTCTCCTAACGTATCCTTCTCAACCCTATATTCTTCCAATCCTTCCCCTATTTTCTCCATAGCAAAAAGTGTAAACAAACCCAAAACAGAATTTCACACTAAACTGAGACACCAAGCTTTCCAAAAGCCAAGCCACTACGAGACAAATGCCAAAAAGCTCAGACTAAAAAATTCAAAAACCCGCAAAACTACTGAAAATAATCATATCCAACCTTTGCAGCCTTCTTGTTAAACTCTATAAGTTTTTTCTTCCCCTTCTCAGAGAAAAACTTTTCAATCCCCTGCAAAAGGAAATTAAAATCGTAAAGCTTAACTATTGAAACTAATCCACCCAGCATCACCATATTGACAAACCTAAGATCCCCAAGGCCTAGAGCAACAGTATTCGCATCTATGTGAAAAACTCTTATGTCCTTCCTGCTCGGAGGAACGTTAACTAAAGAAGAATTGTAAAGTAATACACCACCCTTTTCAACCCACGACTCAAATTTTGCTACAGAAGGCTGGTTAAAACACACAACAATATTAGGAGACTGAGTTATAGGAGATGCAACCTCATGATCATCTATTATCACAGTGCAGTTAGAAGTTCCACCTCTCTGCTCCGCACCATATGAAGGAAAGAAAGTCGGATACATCCCAGCAAACATCGCCCCATAACAAAGAATTATCCCAGCAGACAAAACTCCCTGACCACCAAAACCCGAAATTATTATTCTACTTTCCATAGTCCCTCCGTCACTTTGTATAACAAACTCTCATCAGACTTTCCCAGCGAAAAAACCTTTGCACCAAAATTTCAGAATATCGTTCTTATCGCTTCAATAATACATCCCAAATACACTCTCTGTCAAGTTAAATCTTCAAACCTTCATCCACGCCTTCGTAACAAACTTTAGAAGTTACAATATATGTAGTCTCCCATCTACCCCCAGCCTTCTCCCCTTAAAACAAAGCTATTACCACACAGATAAACACAATCCGCACATACAAAAACCCCTTAATGTCCCAAAAGGCAAAGGAGTAAAAACAATAGAGCCTAAAACTTACAATTAGATATACCTCTTTCTTCTCCTCACAGTCCCTATCGGGACTGAGTGAACATTTTTCTCAACAAGAATCTAGGAAACTTAGTGTGAAGTGAAGTTTTGTGATTGACAAAACCAAAGGACCAATTAGGCAAGCTTAGAATCTTACTTATCCACCTAACGGAAATTGGAATTTACTAACCCCCTCTCCATTAAATTGCTAGAATACTCTAGCAAACAATAAAATCATTGCAATTGGAGGTAAACACAATGCATAGAATCTTGGCAATATCCATTCTCTTCTTATACCTATCTAACATAGGTTTTGGACTCTCTTTTAGGACAAACGGAAACTTCGTTATAATCCAAGAATTTGAATCAAAAATACTGAAGAACAAAAGAACCATAAGAATATTCCTACCTCCAGACTACTTTAGTTCAACCAACTATTACACAGTGCTCTATGCACATGACGGTCAAAACATATACTACGACGAGAGGAATAAAGCAAGATGGGATATTGACAAAACTGTTGAACTTCTTACTAAAGAAGGTAAGATCAAAGATGTAGTTATTGTAGGTATAGACCACATGGGGACTGACAGGATAAAAGAATACACCCCCTTCCCACTTGAAGCCTACGGCGGTGGACTAGGTGAAGTGTATTGTAAGTTTCTCGTTGAGGAAATTAAACCTTTCATAGAAGCAAACTTTAGAGTAGAAACAAACAGAGAATTCGTCGGAACCTTTGGATCATCTCTCGGAGGACTTATTTCATTGTATCTAGGAATGTGGTATCCTGAGGTTTTTGGAATCATTGGATGCATCTCTCCCTCATTCTGGTGGGGGCTTGAAAGAACAAAATCAAATGTAATACAAAACCTCAACAGATTATCAAAACTAAAAATATACATTGACATAGGCTACAGCGAAGGCAGAGAGCAAGAATCAGAAAACAACATAGTATACACAACAAGAGAAATCTGCAATATTCTCCTAACAAAAATGGATTATCCTAAGCTTCTATACTTTGAGGATAAAAAAGGAATCCACAGCGAAATCTCTTGGAAAGAAA includes these proteins:
- a CDS encoding hemerythrin family protein, whose translation is MEKFVLTEDLIVGISEIDDQHRELIDRINSFIESLYTSDVKVLSEDIEKVFDFMFEYAKLHFSKEEEIMEKNSCPILNLQKVQHQFFLMEANKLKFELKSRGINSEIIEKTRKLLIEWFKSHISKMDKKIRECLDRQP
- a CDS encoding class II fumarate hydratase produces the protein MEKIGEGLEEYRVEKDTLGEVKIPSSAYWGAQTQRALENFRISPYRMPKEIIRAIAVIKYSAAEVNSQLGLLDRRYAECIKSASEEIIYGEDFSNFPVDVFQTGSGTSTNMNVNEVISTRANEILTGVRRTTYPIHPNDHVNMGQSSNDVIPSSIRMAVAVLIETDLLPKLNVLKETILSKSYQFRDIIKTGRTHLMDAVPISFGQEFSGWAKQIENGIEGIKGVFSRLLKLPIGGTAVGTGLNSHPEFSEKVVKVISQKIGFPFVSAENKFECIASMDIANEVSGYLKTIAGALMKISNDIRLMNSGPSSGFNEITIPSLQPGSSIMPGKVNPVIPEAVRMVCAKVIGNDTTISISCSLGEFELNVMLPVIGFCLVESITLLSNASYVLAKKVIDGIKVNKNKVKEVLEKNTAVITVLAPLLGYEKSAEVYKKCLNEGKSIAQVLLEEKLVPPDKISEYLDFRKMV
- a CDS encoding 2-oxoacid:acceptor oxidoreductase family protein, translated to MESRIIISGFGGQGVLSAGIILCYGAMFAGMYPTFFPSYGAEQRGGTSNCTVIIDDHEVASPITQSPNIVVCFNQPSVAKFESWVEKGGVLLYNSSLVNVPPSRKDIRVFHIDANTVALGLGDLRFVNMVMLGGLVSIVKLYDFNFLLQGIEKFFSEKGKKKLIEFNKKAAKVGYDYFQ
- a CDS encoding alpha/beta hydrolase-fold protein, whose translation is MHRILAISILFLYLSNIGFGLSFRTNGNFVIIQEFESKILKNKRTIRIFLPPDYFSSTNYYTVLYAHDGQNIYYDERNKARWDIDKTVELLTKEGKIKDVVIVGIDHMGTDRIKEYTPFPLEAYGGGLGEVYCKFLVEEIKPFIEANFRVETNREFVGTFGSSLGGLISLYLGMWYPEVFGIIGCISPSFWWGLERTKSNVIQNLNRLSKLKIYIDIGYSEGREQESENNIVYTTREICNILLTKMDYPKLLYFEDKKGIHSEISWKERISNFLIFALTKKPLSEEITSIQLDIHPNEWGTGDRGFLFVNATTKDGITRTIYQITPSLEKMNYLGNGYIEASESGKAKITVSIGKLSSSKEVNIETLSRKFGVVNINVFATSTNVGFLVEEEDGKKTNYIIKLNTPDNVEEQKLFFTSITNIRGKSYKGKFVLDGKTREETKHIILNKRFKEYKFKF